The Sediminispirochaeta smaragdinae DSM 11293 genome has a segment encoding these proteins:
- a CDS encoding SPFH domain-containing protein, translated as MNLFHKHSKMKTPIKNTKVPERQRDFSLNVVGLGLLAVFFGVGMAIRLGTGAAPSLIEYVVLCTTPILAMVIMALFPRWTSAVKLLIIFIAILLAWRISGAPYAIVFAAAGALLAPSVQKMAEWERAIILRFGKFHRVKGPGLFLLMPFAERVAKVVDLRIRVTDFTAETTLTLDSVTVTVDAICFWLVWDSEKAVCEVQDYEDAVILSSKTALRSAVSKNTLSTFLERGDVIEEHIREEVDKKTTEWGITVQHIEITDVQIPEKLQDSLSHQAQMEREKKGRVLLAEAEIEIARKLEEAAEIYDAHDTALLLKSFSVLNEGLKAGNSMMLVPNSIAEELKSKDVFGLQALNEIRRNAAEKEDTNGRS; from the coding sequence ATGAACCTGTTCCATAAGCATAGCAAAATGAAAACGCCGATCAAGAATACAAAGGTTCCCGAACGGCAAAGAGATTTTTCATTGAATGTAGTTGGTCTTGGCCTCTTAGCGGTTTTCTTTGGTGTCGGTATGGCTATCAGGTTGGGGACAGGGGCTGCTCCTTCCCTCATAGAGTATGTTGTTCTGTGCACGACTCCAATACTGGCCATGGTGATCATGGCCCTTTTCCCTCGATGGACGTCGGCTGTGAAGCTTCTGATTATTTTCATTGCCATTCTGCTTGCATGGAGGATCAGTGGAGCTCCATACGCCATAGTTTTTGCAGCGGCCGGGGCCTTGCTTGCCCCCTCTGTACAGAAGATGGCGGAATGGGAACGTGCCATCATTCTTCGTTTCGGGAAATTTCACCGGGTGAAAGGGCCCGGGCTTTTCCTTTTAATGCCCTTTGCCGAACGGGTTGCAAAGGTGGTGGATCTAAGGATTAGGGTAACTGATTTTACCGCAGAAACGACGCTGACCCTAGATTCGGTGACTGTGACGGTAGATGCCATCTGTTTTTGGCTGGTGTGGGATTCCGAAAAAGCGGTCTGCGAAGTTCAGGATTACGAAGATGCCGTCATCCTATCTTCGAAAACGGCCCTCAGAAGTGCTGTCAGTAAAAATACCTTGTCGACCTTTCTTGAGCGTGGTGATGTGATAGAGGAGCATATTAGGGAGGAGGTTGACAAAAAAACCACCGAATGGGGGATTACCGTTCAGCATATCGAAATAACGGATGTGCAGATTCCTGAAAAGTTACAGGACTCCCTGAGCCATCAGGCTCAGATGGAGAGGGAAAAGAAGGGGCGGGTACTCCTTGCTGAGGCTGAGATCGAGATCGCCCGGAAACTTGAAGAAGCCGCCGAAATTTACGATGCTCATGATACCGCTTTGCTGCTCAAGAGCTTTTCCGTCCTGAATGAGGGACTAAAGGCCGGCAATTCTATGATGCTGGTACCCAATTCGATTGCCGAAGAATTGAAATCAAAAGATGTCTTTGGCCTGCAGGCGTTGAACGAAATCAGACGCAACGCTGCAGAGAAGGAGGATACGAATGGGCGTAGTTGA
- a CDS encoding GntR family transcriptional regulator: MKARGVVISLDPARGVPFYRQIIQQIEHAILGQRLLPGDRLPTIRALAIDLKINPNTIARAYGELEIRGIVTTQVGNGTFVSDQPPSEVDDERNLRISETLARFLRDMRDLGVERSEVIDLVKNFKEEA; encoded by the coding sequence ATGAAAGCGCGAGGAGTTGTTATATCACTTGATCCTGCTCGGGGAGTCCCCTTTTATCGCCAGATCATCCAGCAGATCGAGCATGCGATTCTTGGGCAAAGGCTTCTCCCCGGAGATAGACTACCGACCATCAGGGCCCTGGCGATAGACCTCAAGATAAATCCGAACACCATTGCAAGAGCCTATGGAGAGCTGGAAATACGGGGAATCGTTACAACCCAGGTGGGAAACGGTACCTTTGTTTCGGATCAGCCTCCTTCGGAGGTGGACGACGAGCGGAATCTCAGAATCAGCGAAACCCTCGCCCGCTTTCTTCGAGACATGCGCGATCTCGGTGTCGAACGTTCTGAAGTCATCGATCTTGTTAAGAATTTCAAGGAGGAAGCATGA